The genomic stretch AAGCCGATCGCGACGGCAGCCGCCGACATCGTCGTGCGCCGGCGCCTGATTACCTTCGATGTCGCCGGCCAGGAATATGCGCTGTCGCTGGATGCGGTGCGCGAGATCGTGCTGGCGCCGGACAGCCTGGCCTATGTGCCCGGCAGCGACGAAGCGGTGCGCGGCGTGATGGCCTATCGCGACGGCCTGCTGCCGTTATTGTCGCTGCGTGTCCTTCTCGGCCTCGGCGGCCACGCGCCGCAGCACAGCGGCAAGATCATCGTCACGGTCGTGGCCGGCACCGTGGTCGGGTTGATCGCCGACAACGCCCGCTCGATTCTGTCGGTTGATCCGCGCCTGATCGAGCCCGCCCCAAAGGTGCTGAGCGCCCGCGCCGGCGGCGAAGCACGGATTCAGGAAATCTACCGCGCCGGCCACGGTCGGCTGATCTCAATCCTGGTCGCAGAGACACTTTTTCGGGAAGACGTCATGCAGAAATTGGCGCAGACGACCGCGCAGGCCGCCGCCGGCGGGGCCGTCGCCGACGGCACAACAGCCGAGCTGCGGTTTCTGGTGTTTCGGCTCGACGGCAATGAGTTTGCGCTGCCGATCGACGCCGTCGACGAAGTCGCCCGCGTGCCGGAGCAGATCACGCGGCTGCCGAAGACGCCGAAATTTCTCGAAGGCGTCGTCAATTTGCGCGGCACGGTGCTGCCGGTGGTCGACCAGCGGCGCCGCTTCGACATGCCGCCGTCGGACGGCGGCGCCGCCCGACGGCTGGTCGTCGTGACCTCCGGCGCCCATCGCGCCGGGCTGATCGTCGACAGCGTCACCGAGGTGCTGCGCTGTGGCGCCGACGCGATTCGGCCGGCGCCCGAGCTGATGACCGGCGAGGCGCTGGCGCTGGTCGGCTCGGTGATCAATCTGGAAGCGTCCGGCCGGATGCTGCTGCTGCTCGATCCCGCGGAGCTGCTGAGCCGCGCCGAGCGGGGCCTGCTGGATTCATTCAGCAAGACCGCGGCCGGAAAGGACACCAGGCAATCGCGGCCGTGATCAACCTTCTGATCGTTGACGATTCCGCGCTGGTCCGCAAACTGCTGGGCCAGGTGTTTGCCGCGCAAGGCGACTTCCAGGTCGCGTTCGCGCGCAGCGGCAAGGAGGCGCTGGCGGCGATCGCCGTCGCGGTGCCGGACGTCGTCACGCTCGACGTGCACATGCCGGACCTCGACGGGCTGCAATGCCTCGATCGCATCATGATCGAACATCCGTGTCCGGTGATCATGGTCTCGTCGATGACGGCCGACGGCGCCGACGCGACATTGGAAGCGCTGCGACTCGGCGCGGTGGATTTCGTCGCCAAACCGACTGGCGCCGTCTCGCTGCGGATCGACGAACTGGCCGCGGAGCTGGTCGCCAAAGTGCGTCAGGCCGCCGGCGCCAAACTGCGGCCGTCATTGCGGCTTCGCGAGCGGGTCCGCCACCGCATCAGCAACGCGCCGCGCCTGCCGGCCTCGCGCCAGAAAACCTCCCCCGATATCTCACCCGCGATCGGCGAGGGCATCGTGCTGGTCGGCACGTCGACCGGCGGGCCGCCGGCGCTGGAGGCGTTGCTGACCAGGCTGCCCGCGGACTTTCCGTGGCCGATCGTGGTGGCGCAGCATATGCCCGCCACCTTCACCGGCTCGCTGGCGCGGCGGCTCGACGGCATCTGCCAGGTCAGTGTGGTGGAAGTCGCGGCGGTCACCGCGCTGCAGCCCGGTCACGTCTATATCGGGCGCGGCGATGCCGATATCATCATTTCCAGACGCAAGGCAGCCCTGGTGGCCATGCCGGCGCCCGCGGAGGTGTATCCGTGGCATCCGAGCACCGACCGGCTTGTCAGAAGCGCGATGAACCAGATCGACGCCGGCCAGTTGCTAGGCATACTCATGACGGGCATGGGCAATGACGGAGCCGAGGCCATGAGCATTCTGCGCAGCAAGGGCGGGCGGACGATCGCCGAAGCCGAGGAGACGGCTGTGGTGTGGGGCATGCCCGGCGAACTGGTCAAAGCCGGCGGCGCCGACTTTGTCACCCCGTTGCCGGAGATTGCCGCGCAACTGCTCAAGCTGGTGCCGCCATGCCTTTGATCAAGAGCAAGGCCGCAACACCGGCCAGCGAAACGCTCGACCGCGACAAGATCGCGGCGGCCATCACGCAGGGCAGCGTCGACGAGCGCTGGGCGGCGGCCCGCGCCGCAGCCGGTCTGCCCACCGGCCTGGAGATCCTGCGTCAGGCGCTGGCGCAGGAAACCGTGCCGCGGGTCCGCGAAGCCATTTTCACCAGCCTGGGGCGGATCCGGACACCTGCCAGCGCGGCGGTCGTCGCGCCCTGTCTGAGATCGGACGATCCCGACATCCGCACCGGTGCGCTGGACGCGCTGCGGACCATGCCGGACGCCACCGCACCGCTGCTTGCCGGATTGCTCGACGATGCCGATGCCGATGTTCGCGTATTGGCGTGCGAGCTGGTGCGCAACCAGCCGGCCGAGGCGGCCAATGATTTGCTGGCGGCGCTGCTGTCTCGCGAAAACGAGACCAATGTCTGTGGCGCCGCGGTCGAGGTGCTGGCCGAGATCGGCACGCCCGCCGCCCTGCCGGCGCTGGCGCAGTGCGCCGCGCGCTTTCCCGACGATCCCTTCCTCAGCTTCGCCATCGCCATGGCTCGCGACCGCATCGGTTCGCAAGCGTCTTGCCGTGGTTGATCCGGTAACCATCACCGAGGACGAGTTTCGCAAACTCGCTGAATTCCTGTACCGGCGTACCGGAATGGTTTTCAATGAGAGCAAGCGCTATTACGTCGAGCGCCGGATCATGGACCGGATGGCGGCAACTTCAAATGCCACCTTTGCCCACTACTTCATGTTTCTTCGCGGCGAGACCGGTAACGAGGTCGAGCATTTCATCAACGCGTTCACCGTCAACGAGACCTACTTCTATCGCGAAGACCATCAGCTGGAATGTCTGGTTCGCGACCTGCTGCCGCAGCGCGTGCGCGGCCGACGCAGAGGCGAACCGATCCGGATCTGGTCGGCGCCATGCTCGACCGGCGAGGAGCCCTATTCGATCGCGATCTGGCTGCTGGAGAACTGGCCACAGGTCGACGCCTACGACATCGAAATCGTCGGCTCGGATATCGATACCGAAGTGCTCGACGCCGCCGCAATCGGCATCTACGGCAAGCGCGCTTTGATGCGACTGGCGCCCGACATCGTCGCAAAATACTTCCGCCGGCTCGATGACCAGCACTGGCAGATCCTGGAGGACCTGCGGGATTCCGTTCAGTTCTCCCGCGTCAACATCATGCAGTCGCGCGAGACCCGGCCGCAGGGGCGCTTCGACATCATCTTCTGCCGCAACGTGCTGATCTATTTCGACGACGAGTCGCGCCGGCTGGCCGCAGAGAACCTGTTCGAGAATTTGCATCCGGGCGGCTATATCTGTCTCGGTCACACCGAGTCGATGAGCCGGATCTCGCCGCTGTTCGAGGTGTGCCGGTTTTCGGATGCGATCGTGTACCGGCGCCCCGTGGAGGATCGCACATGACCGCCGGACCGAAACGCGTCCTGATCGTCGACGACGCCACCCTGGTGCGGGCCTATTACCGCCAGGCGCTGGAGCGGGCCGGCTATGAGGTCGACGAGGCCATGAACGGCCTCGAAGGCCTGGAAAAGATACTGATGCAACCGTTCGATCTGGCGATCGTCGACGTCAACATGCCGCAGATGGACGGCATGACGTTCATCCGAACGCTGCGCGGCAAGGAGCTGCCGACCTCGGCCATCCCCACCCTCGTCACCAGCACGGAGGCCGGAGAGCAGGACGTCGCTGCGGCCCGCGTCGCCGGGGCGAATTATTATCTGACCAAGCCGATCAGCCAGGACCGCCTGATCGAGCACGTCGTGCTGCTGTGCGGTGCGGCGTGATGGATGAATTCGTCGAACAATTCCTGATCGAATCGCGCGAGCTGGTCGAGCAGGGTACCGCCGCGCTCGCCGCGCTCGAACAGGGTAGCGACGCCGGGCGCGAGATCGACAGCCTGTTTCGCGCCATCCACACCCTGAAGGGCGCCGCCGGCATCGTCGATTTCGACGCGATGGGCCGGGCGCTGCACGCCGTCGAAGGGCGCCTATCGGAACTGCGTTCGTCGACGCAACCGCCGCCGCCCGGTTTCGTCAGCGATTGCTATGTCTGCCTCGACCAGGTCACCCGCTGGCTCGACGAGATGCAGCTCACCGGCGAGCCGCCGAAACAGGCCGAAGCGGCCGCCGATGACATTGTCGGCCGGTTTACCGGCGCGGCGCCAGCCCTGGCGACGCCGCCGGATCAGGGCTGGCTGGAGCGATTGCGCGCGGCGCATCCCGCGGAGGCGGCCGCGAGCCGCTCGGCGTTTTTTTATTGTCCGGCGGACGATGCCTTCTTCCGCGGCGAGGATCCGCTTGCGCTGGCGGCGACGGTGCCGGGCGTTGCGGGGCTCGACCTGTCGCTGGGCGCCGATACCGCGCTTGAAGACTTCGATCCCTTCAGCTGCGCGATCCGTATCGCGGCATTTTCGAGCGCGCCGGTGCCTGAATTGCAGCGGCTGTTTCACGAGGTGATCGATCAGATAGAGATCGTGGCGTTGGGCGATGCCCCGGCCGGCGACGGCGAACTCTCGGCGACCGCACGCGCGCTTCTGGAGGCGCAGATCCTGTTGCTCGACAGCAACGAGCCGGGCGGCCGTGCCGGCCGGATCGGATCGGCGGGCAAGATTGCGCTCAATATCCTGCAACTGGCCGGCATTGCCGCCGCGTCCGCCGTCGCGCAGGCGCTGGCCGGACCCGAGGGCAGTGCCCGTGAGGCGCTGATCGCTGCCATCAAGGACGTGTTGCACCCACCGCCACAGGTCGACGCTCCGCTCACGCCAGCCACGGCGATGCG from Rhodopseudomonas sp. BAL398 encodes the following:
- a CDS encoding chemotaxis protein CheW, translating into MTETVTPSGGRFLTFRSEGRLYAVAAHKVSEVVRMAPLARVPQAPKSLLGLANLRGAVVPVAGMRSLMGRGEIAVSDRSRLVVLGGAMPVALAVDEVASLVTIEGQQIQAGEADASAEAEERLQGVFQTGAGVTKILDIEALLARAFPREATVRKSSGGVAKPIATAAADIVVRRRLITFDVAGQEYALSLDAVREIVLAPDSLAYVPGSDEAVRGVMAYRDGLLPLLSLRVLLGLGGHAPQHSGKIIVTVVAGTVVGLIADNARSILSVDPRLIEPAPKVLSARAGGEARIQEIYRAGHGRLISILVAETLFREDVMQKLAQTTAQAAAGGAVADGTTAELRFLVFRLDGNEFALPIDAVDEVARVPEQITRLPKTPKFLEGVVNLRGTVLPVVDQRRRFDMPPSDGGAARRLVVVTSGAHRAGLIVDSVTEVLRCGADAIRPAPELMTGEALALVGSVINLEASGRMLLLLDPAELLSRAERGLLDSFSKTAAGKDTRQSRP
- a CDS encoding HEAT repeat domain-containing protein, with protein sequence MPLIKSKAATPASETLDRDKIAAAITQGSVDERWAAARAAAGLPTGLEILRQALAQETVPRVREAIFTSLGRIRTPASAAVVAPCLRSDDPDIRTGALDALRTMPDATAPLLAGLLDDADADVRVLACELVRNQPAEAANDLLAALLSRENETNVCGAAVEVLAEIGTPAALPALAQCAARFPDDPFLSFAIAMARDRIGSQASCRG
- a CDS encoding response regulator, producing the protein MTAGPKRVLIVDDATLVRAYYRQALERAGYEVDEAMNGLEGLEKILMQPFDLAIVDVNMPQMDGMTFIRTLRGKELPTSAIPTLVTSTEAGEQDVAAARVAGANYYLTKPISQDRLIEHVVLLCGAA
- a CDS encoding CheR family methyltransferase, encoding MVFNESKRYYVERRIMDRMAATSNATFAHYFMFLRGETGNEVEHFINAFTVNETYFYREDHQLECLVRDLLPQRVRGRRRGEPIRIWSAPCSTGEEPYSIAIWLLENWPQVDAYDIEIVGSDIDTEVLDAAAIGIYGKRALMRLAPDIVAKYFRRLDDQHWQILEDLRDSVQFSRVNIMQSRETRPQGRFDIIFCRNVLIYFDDESRRLAAENLFENLHPGGYICLGHTESMSRISPLFEVCRFSDAIVYRRPVEDRT
- the cheB gene encoding chemotaxis-specific protein-glutamate methyltransferase CheB, producing MINLLIVDDSALVRKLLGQVFAAQGDFQVAFARSGKEALAAIAVAVPDVVTLDVHMPDLDGLQCLDRIMIEHPCPVIMVSSMTADGADATLEALRLGAVDFVAKPTGAVSLRIDELAAELVAKVRQAAGAKLRPSLRLRERVRHRISNAPRLPASRQKTSPDISPAIGEGIVLVGTSTGGPPALEALLTRLPADFPWPIVVAQHMPATFTGSLARRLDGICQVSVVEVAAVTALQPGHVYIGRGDADIIISRRKAALVAMPAPAEVYPWHPSTDRLVRSAMNQIDAGQLLGILMTGMGNDGAEAMSILRSKGGRTIAEAEETAVVWGMPGELVKAGGADFVTPLPEIAAQLLKLVPPCL